In Desulfobacter hydrogenophilus, the genomic stretch GCCGTTCCATGAACAATTTTTTAGGCGGGCGGGCTTGCCATCGGATTTTGTTCCGATGCTGAAAAAACAGTAGCCTTAATCCGGTTTAAGTTCGATTTATAAAAGATTTACCTCATCCTGATTCACTGAAAAAAAAGAATCAATCTAAGTGCAAGTTTCTGCAGGCATTGGTACCGTCTTTTGAAGGTAGCGCCTCATTAAATATTTCAAGTAGCTTAACGGTTTGTTTGGCCATCATGACGCAATTGCCGGAAATAGCATAGTACATGATGCTCAGACGGGTTTTTGAGGATTCTTCCCTGATTCTGGCAATCTGATTGGCATTGTATTCATCCACAAGATCCCTTAGATAGTGGAACCTTGCAGCAATGTGGTTACAGTCCACAATATCCTTTTTATTGAATGCGATTTCCACCTGCTCAAGAATGTAAAGAATTTCAGTTTTGATCTCCTTGAGTTCCTCAATCTGGGCAGGTAAAAGTCCTTTGTGCCGATTGGCCACATGCATGGTGGATCTGATTACTATATCTCTGTACCCGTCGTTAAGTTTTTGGAGACGCCGGATAATTTGGTAATAGTTGAACGAACCTTTGTGATCCCCACGCTGCAGGAGCCGTAACACTTTAAAAATATTGGCAATGATTATATTGCTACGCACCTGGAATTGCTTGACCTTTCTGCGATGTTCCCTTAAGGTGTCCAAATCTTCTTGAAACAGCGCATCAAACGCGGTTCCTAAAGAGACTCTCATGTCTTGAAGATGAAGGGCAATGTGGTCAAACGTTGCTGAAACAGAAGACTGGAAATCTTCCACCTTTTCAAGGTGGTAAATGGTGATCTCCTCTTTGGTTTTTTCAGTGCCTTCGTGGTGCTTTTTGTTTCTGCGGATCATGAAAAATACAAAAATCATCAGACAGACCACGCCGGGCATTTTAAAATAATAGATGATATTGGCGCTGATAAAAGAGGCCACAAAGGCAATCAGCGCGGTCATAAACCAGCCGCCTATAACTGTTAAAACGCCGGTGACACGGTATACGGCGCTTTCTCTGCCCCAGGCCTGGTCTGAAAAGGAGGACCCCATGGCGACCATAAACGTCACATAGGTGGTGGACAAAGGCAGTTTTAAGGATGTGGCCATGGAGACCACGGCAGATGCCACCATTAGATTCACAGACGCACGCAGCAGATCAAAGGAGGGCTTTTTCCTGCCCTCAAAATGACAGTCTTCGGGGGTCGGGCAGATTCTTCTGGCCACAACTCTGCCGATGACGGGCGGTACGATGGCTTTGACAGAAGTGAAAAGGCTGTGGAACAGATTGACAATACGCCTGGACAGCCAAACAGATTCAAACCGCTCCATACCTTCATCCTGCTGGCCCAGGCTGATTTCTGTTTCAGACACAGTCCTTGCCTTGCGTGATACCCACAGGGTTGTCACCATGATGGCGCCTGCAATGAGCATGACACCGGTCTGGGTGTGAACTTTTCCCCCCAGTGCGGCCATGGTGATGTTCATGGGATCAGATGAGGCCAGCGCTGTTTTAAAGGCATTCAAGCCAGCTAAGGGCACACCGATAAAATTGACAAGATCGTTGGCTGCAAAGGCCATGGCCAAAGCAAACGTACCCACAAGGACAATGGGTTTAAGAATATTTACTTTGAATACGCTGATGAGAATTTGAAGGATGATGGCTGATATTACGAAAATACCGCCCATGATAATAAAAGAGTGGCTCTTTACCCATGTCACCATATGTGGATCCATGAATGTGACCCCTTTGGCCCCTTTTACAAGGATGAAAAAGGTAATCACGGTAAGAGCCAGACCACCCCATAGCGCGCCGTAATACTTCAGCCTCTTTTCATAATTAAAGGTGAAAATAAGTCTGGATATAAATTGAACTATTGCACCCGAAGCAAATGCTACGATAATGGATAATAATATCCCAAATACGATTGTGATGGCTTTGCTCGAGTTAATATAGTCCAAGAGCCCAAGCCCCGAATCGGCATGGGCTGCAAGTTTTATTATGGACAGGGCCACGGCAGACCCGAGCAGCTCAAATACAATGGATACCGTTGTGGAGGTGGGCAGGCCATATGTGTTGAAAAGATCTAAAAGCAGGACGTCCGTAATCATCACAGCCAGAAATATTGTCAGAAGTTCGGGCATGGTAAAAAATTCGGGATGAAAAATACCTTTCCGGGCAACTTCCATCATACCTGCAGAAAAAGTAACGCCGGTCAGAATCCCGACACTGGCAATAATCATAATTATTTTAAAGGGTGCTGCCTTTGATCCGATGGAGGAGTTTAAAAAATTAACCGCATCATTGGTAACCCCAACAATCAGATCAAAAATTGCAAACAGGAGCAGCATCGCTACAATGACATAGCATATTTCAATGCTCATGATAGTTTTATTTCCTTTGTGAAAATTGGATATATACGGGCCGGAGTACGCCAGTTCATGTTATCAAAATTGTAACCTTAACATTATTCTCATGTTTTGTTAATATTTTGCTTCTTTATAAGGCTTTTGACCCTGATTTGGCAAGGGGTTTATCAACCTGCAAAGAGGCGTATCTGTTTTGTGTCTTGTCTATGGTGGTTTAAGGCAGGTGGATGGTAACGATGCTTAAGAACGGTTTTTCAGAGCTAAAATCATGTCGTAAACCCTTGGCTTAGGGCAGTTTGCCAATCCGGCTATTTTTTTTGCAAGTTCACTGGTCCGCTTATTCTGATTCAGACCTTCTATGATCATGGTTTGCATCTGTTCTGCAGATAAACCGATAGGTTGTTCGTCCTCTCCTTTAATAAACAGGACGCATTCGCCTTTGATGGTTTCCCTACTTTCAAGGGTAGATAGAAGAACGGATAAAGGACCACGGATAAACTCCTCATACTGTTTTGTCAATTCCCTGGCAAGACAGGCCTGGCGGTCACCAAATGCGTCTATGGCCGAAGATATCAGCCGAATAACGCGCCGGGGAGATTCATAAAATATCAGGGTGGCCTTATGATGGGCGGTATCATTGAGAAAGGTGTTCAGTCGGCCCTGTTTTCTAGGCGGAAAGCCCAAGAAGACAAACGTGTCGGTGGGCAGACCGGATGCACTCAATCCGGTAATCGCAGCATTGCATCCGGGAACCGGAACAATGGGAATACCCTTTTCTCCGGCCTGGGAAACCAGGCGGTAACCGGGGTCTGAAATTAAAGGCGTGCCTGCATCGCTGATTAAGGCGATGGTGGCTCCCTTCTCAAGCCGCTGGATCAGGTCATGGGCTTTTACGGCTTCATTGTGCTCATGGCAGGCGATTGTGGGGGTTGTGATGCCGTAATGACCCAGTAATTTTTTGGAATGACGAGTGTCCTCGGCTGCAATCAGGTCCACTTCCTTTAGGATGCGTACCGCCCGGAATGTCATATCCTCAAGGTTGCCTAAAGGCGTTGCTACAATATAAAGCGTGCCGACCATTGTTAACATCCTTGAAAGGCATTGGGTATCACAGTGATATCACAGGCCGTGTGTGAACTATCCTTGTATAGCACTTCTACCACATCAAATCGCAGCCGGGTGTTGGTTATTTTATTCAGGCTCAGATAGTACTGGGCACCCATGATAATTTTTTTCTGCTTGGCTATTGTAACACCTTCCCGGGGCAAACCTTTCTTAACGCCTGTCCGGGTTTTTACTTCAATAAAGCACAAGGTCTCGTTGTCATTTGCAATGATATCGATTTCAAACAGTGGGGTTGAATAATTGGATTCCAATACTTTATAGCCCCGGGACAAAAGGAACTGCCGGGCAGCTATTTCTCCCTTTTTGCCGAGCTGTTTTCCGCTAAGGCTCATATATCTTTTACACCCTTGAAACTTTTACGATGAACAGGGCAGGGACCATGGGTCAGGATCGCCTCTTTATGGGCTTTGGTTGGATATCCTTTATGGCGCTTAAGGCCGTATTCGGGATATTGTAAATCAAGCTCTGCCATGATCCGGTCCCGTGTAACCTTGGCTATAATAGAGGCCGCTGCAATGGACAGACTTAACGCGTCTCCTTTTATAACGGACCGCTGGTCAATGGTGCTGTTTATTGTAAATTTGCCGTCAATGAGCAGATAATCCGGTCTAACCTGCAGGTCTTCAACCGCCCGTTTCATGGAGAGCAGAGATGCCTGCAAAATATTAATTCGGTCAATTTCCTCATGGTCGGCCATGCCTATACCAAAGGCAATGGCATGGTTTTGGATCACTGGAAAAAGTGTCTCTCTTTTTTTTTCGGAAAGCTTTTTAGAATCATTGATGCCCGGAACATCAAAACTATCAGGCAGCACCACCGCCGCAGATACGACGGGGCCGGCAAGGGGTCCCCTGCCGGCCTCATCAACACCTGCAATTACTTTATATCC encodes the following:
- the rsmI gene encoding 16S rRNA (cytidine(1402)-2'-O)-methyltransferase — encoded protein: MVGTLYIVATPLGNLEDMTFRAVRILKEVDLIAAEDTRHSKKLLGHYGITTPTIACHEHNEAVKAHDLIQRLEKGATIALISDAGTPLISDPGYRLVSQAGEKGIPIVPVPGCNAAITGLSASGLPTDTFVFLGFPPRKQGRLNTFLNDTAHHKATLIFYESPRRVIRLISSAIDAFGDRQACLARELTKQYEEFIRGPLSVLLSTLESRETIKGECVLFIKGEDEQPIGLSAEQMQTMIIEGLNQNKRTSELAKKIAGLANCPKPRVYDMILALKNRS
- a CDS encoding ribonuclease HII — translated: MPDIRGSFSADMLAFEKQAMLSGYKVIAGVDEAGRGPLAGPVVSAAVVLPDSFDVPGINDSKKLSEKKRETLFPVIQNHAIAFGIGMADHEEIDRINILQASLLSMKRAVEDLQVRPDYLLIDGKFTINSTIDQRSVIKGDALSLSIAAASIIAKVTRDRIMAELDLQYPEYGLKRHKGYPTKAHKEAILTHGPCPVHRKSFKGVKDI
- a CDS encoding inorganic phosphate transporter — translated: MSIEICYVIVAMLLLFAIFDLIVGVTNDAVNFLNSSIGSKAAPFKIIMIIASVGILTGVTFSAGMMEVARKGIFHPEFFTMPELLTIFLAVMITDVLLLDLFNTYGLPTSTTVSIVFELLGSAVALSIIKLAAHADSGLGLLDYINSSKAITIVFGILLSIIVAFASGAIVQFISRLIFTFNYEKRLKYYGALWGGLALTVITFFILVKGAKGVTFMDPHMVTWVKSHSFIIMGGIFVISAIILQILISVFKVNILKPIVLVGTFALAMAFAANDLVNFIGVPLAGLNAFKTALASSDPMNITMAALGGKVHTQTGVMLIAGAIMVTTLWVSRKARTVSETEISLGQQDEGMERFESVWLSRRIVNLFHSLFTSVKAIVPPVIGRVVARRICPTPEDCHFEGRKKPSFDLLRASVNLMVASAVVSMATSLKLPLSTTYVTFMVAMGSSFSDQAWGRESAVYRVTGVLTVIGGWFMTALIAFVASFISANIIYYFKMPGVVCLMIFVFFMIRRNKKHHEGTEKTKEEITIYHLEKVEDFQSSVSATFDHIALHLQDMRVSLGTAFDALFQEDLDTLREHRRKVKQFQVRSNIIIANIFKVLRLLQRGDHKGSFNYYQIIRRLQKLNDGYRDIVIRSTMHVANRHKGLLPAQIEELKEIKTEILYILEQVEIAFNKKDIVDCNHIAARFHYLRDLVDEYNANQIARIREESSKTRLSIMYYAISGNCVMMAKQTVKLLEIFNEALPSKDGTNACRNLHLD
- a CDS encoding YraN family protein gives rise to the protein MSLSGKQLGKKGEIAARQFLLSRGYKVLESNYSTPLFEIDIIANDNETLCFIEVKTRTGVKKGLPREGVTIAKQKKIIMGAQYYLSLNKITNTRLRFDVVEVLYKDSSHTACDITVIPNAFQGC